The proteins below come from a single Eucalyptus grandis isolate ANBG69807.140 chromosome 3, ASM1654582v1, whole genome shotgun sequence genomic window:
- the LOC104437278 gene encoding acetylglutamate kinase, chloroplastic has product MALTGNHHHHLRLSPPLPRTLAPAKTPALSAPPPLRRRLLAAAAAAPPAGQFRVDVLSESLPFIQKFRGKTIVVKYGGAAMKSEALRASVVNDLVLLACVGLRPVLVHGGGPEINSWLGRLGIEPVFRDGLRVTDASTMEIVSMVLVGKVNKHLVSLINKAGATAVGLSGMDGCLLTARPAPNAAQLGFVGEVASVDSSVLRPLTDSGHIPVIASVAADKDGQPYNINADTVAGELAAALGAEKLILLTDVAGILRDRNDPSSLVKEIDIKGVKKMIEEGLVAGGMIPKVNCCVRSLAQGVRTTSIIDGRVPHSLLLEIMTDEGAGTMITG; this is encoded by the coding sequence ATGGCACTGACCggaaaccaccaccaccacctccgcctctctcctcctctccccaGAACCCTAGCCCCCGCCAAGACCCCCGCTCTCTCCGCACCCCCGCCTCTCCgtcgccgcctcctcgccgccgccgccgccgccccgccggcGGGGCAGTTCCGGGTCGACGTCCTCTCCGAGTCCCTCCCCTTCATCCAGAAGTTCCGGGGCAAGACCATCGTCGTCAAGTACGGCGGCGCCGCCATGAAGTCCGAGGCCCTCCGCGCCTCCGTCGTCAACGACCTCGTCCTCCTCGCCTGCGTGGGGCTCCGCCCCGTCCTCGTCCACGGCGGGGGCCCCGAGATCAACTCCTGGCTCGGCCGCCTCGGCATCGAGCCCGTGTTCCGCGACGGGCTCCGCGTCACCGACGCCTCCACCATGGAGATCGTCTCCATGGTCCTCGTCGGGAAGGTGAACAAGCACCTGGTCTCGCTCATCAACAAGGCGGGGGCCACCGCCGTCGGGCTCTCCGGCATGGACGGCTGCCTACTCACCGCCCGCCCTGCCCCGAACGCTGCCCAATTGGGGTTCGTCGGGGAGGTGGCCTCCGTCGACTCCTCCGTGCTTCGACCCCTCACGGACAGTGGCCACATTCCCGTGATCGCATCTGTGGCGGCCGACAAGGATGGGCAGCCATATAACATCAATGCCGACACAGTGGCAGGTGAGTTGGCAGCTGCATTGGGTGCAGAGAAGCTGATTTTGTTGACAGATGTCGCGGGGATTCTTCGAGACCGGAATGATCCCAGTAGCTTGGTGAAGGAGATTGATATAAAGGgggtgaagaagatgatagaGGAGGGGTTGGTTGCGGGAGGGATGATTCCGAAGGTCAATTGCTGTGTGAGGTCGTTGGCGCAGGGTGTGAGGACGACGAGTATAATTGATGGAAGGGTCCCGCATTCGTTGCTCCTCGAGATCATGACGGACGAAGGAGCTGGAACCATGATCACCGGCTAA